A single region of the Mus caroli chromosome 16, CAROLI_EIJ_v1.1, whole genome shotgun sequence genome encodes:
- the LOC110312109 gene encoding uncharacterized protein LOC110312109, with amino-acid sequence MGPKRRKPIPEEALAFIHRVACMQMNLSDAYMFLACLYSDDTTMTSFGAYSQDKASMKWSCAKNILAYITERGNKVCIPEIQRPEIDTHSCLQCAMAILNMENELTEILHDLQDVALTVKDNTTITFTKELIYSQRRNEDRLAWEIVELKRKEELAQKENDKNKRRLKGTRKKPRR; translated from the exons ATGGGACCTAAGAGAAGGAAGCCCATTCCTGAAGAGGCTTTAGCTTTTATTCATCGAGTTGCCTGTATGCAGATGAACCTCAGTGATGCTTATATGTTCTTG GCTTGCTTGTACAGTGATGACACGACAATGACTAGTTTTGGAGCATATTCTCAGGACAAGGCTTCAATGAAATGGTCCTGTGCCAAAAACATCCTGGCATACATCACCGAAAGAGGTAATAAGGTCTGCATTCCGGAAATTCAG AGGCCTGAAATAGACACCCACAGCTGCCTCCAGTGTGCGATGGCTATTCTAAACATGGAAAACGAATTAACCGAGATCCTGCACGACCTGCAAGATGTCGCCTTAACTGTTAAAGATAATACT ACAATAACATTTACAAAAGAGTTGATATATAGTCAGAGAAGGAATGAAGACCGTTTGGCATGGGAAATTGTTGAgctgaagaggaaagaagaactgGCTCAGAAGgagaatgataaaaataaaaggcgTTTGAAAGGCACTCGAAAGAAGCCAAGGAGATGA